A stretch of Verrucomicrobiia bacterium DNA encodes these proteins:
- a CDS encoding Gfo/Idh/MocA family oxidoreductase, protein MPSPRLTRRKFLQRTGTLAATAVAFPHVAGRAAELGSGARAGIRVGVIGTGGRGFALMRGVAANVVAVCDVDTRHAARAVAEIERQTGRKPSSHTDYRRLLENRDVDAVIIGTPDHWHALQCVHACQADKDVYCEKPLTLTIHEGRVIAEVAKTTRRILQTGSQQRSDDKFRLGCELVRNGRIGKLKSVRVGLTYVNFDPTPVPDSEPPEELDYDLWLGPAPWHPYNRNRVHYNFRFFWDYSGGQMTNWGAHHLDIAQWGLGTDDTGPVEIEGTGTFDPEKRFEVPVDSEITYRYASGVVLNCTQGPNRKTGTTFEGENGWIHVNRGNLEASDEDLIGEPLPDDAVRLYVSRDHMNNWFECIKSRKAPICDAEIGHRTSTVCHLGSLAVRLGRKLRWDPAGEAFIGDDEANRLRHYAYRQPWSLPKVS, encoded by the coding sequence ATGCCATCGCCAAGACTGACCCGCCGGAAATTCCTCCAACGCACCGGGACCCTCGCCGCCACCGCCGTCGCCTTCCCCCATGTCGCCGGTCGGGCCGCTGAACTCGGCTCCGGCGCCCGGGCCGGCATTCGCGTCGGGGTCATCGGCACCGGCGGACGCGGCTTCGCCCTCATGCGCGGCGTCGCCGCCAATGTGGTCGCCGTCTGCGATGTGGACACCCGGCACGCCGCCCGCGCCGTCGCCGAAATCGAAAGGCAGACCGGCCGCAAACCCTCATCCCATACCGACTACCGCAGACTCCTCGAGAACCGGGATGTCGATGCCGTCATCATCGGAACCCCCGACCACTGGCACGCCCTCCAATGCGTCCATGCCTGCCAGGCCGACAAGGACGTGTACTGCGAAAAACCCCTCACCCTCACCATCCACGAGGGACGCGTCATCGCCGAAGTCGCCAAAACCACCCGGCGCATCCTGCAGACCGGCAGCCAGCAGCGTTCCGACGACAAGTTCCGCCTCGGCTGCGAACTGGTCCGCAACGGTCGCATCGGCAAACTCAAGTCCGTCCGCGTCGGCCTGACCTACGTCAACTTCGATCCAACCCCGGTGCCGGACAGCGAACCGCCCGAAGAACTCGACTACGATCTCTGGCTCGGCCCCGCCCCCTGGCACCCCTACAACCGCAATCGCGTCCACTACAACTTCCGCTTCTTCTGGGACTACTCCGGCGGCCAGATGACCAATTGGGGCGCCCACCACCTCGATATCGCCCAATGGGGACTCGGCACCGACGACACCGGCCCCGTGGAAATCGAAGGCACCGGCACCTTCGACCCCGAAAAACGCTTCGAGGTCCCCGTGGACAGCGAAATCACCTACCGCTACGCCAGTGGCGTCGTCCTCAACTGCACCCAGGGACCCAATCGCAAAACCGGCACCACCTTCGAAGGCGAAAACGGCTGGATCCATGTCAATCGCGGCAACCTCGAAGCCAGCGACGAGGATCTCATCGGAGAACCGCTCCCCGACGACGCCGTCCGCCTCTACGTCAGCCGCGACCACATGAACAACTGGTTCGAGTGCATCAAGAGCCGCAAGGCCCCCATCTGCGACGCCGAAATCGGCCATCGCACCTCGACCGTCTGCCACCTCGGCAGCCTCGCCGTCCGGCTCGGTCGCAAACTCCGATGGGACCCCGCCGGCGAAGCCTTCATCGGCGACGACGAAGCCAACCGCCTGCGCCATTACGCCTATCGCCAGCCTTGGTCTCTCCCCAAGGTGAGCTGA